In Parcubacteria group bacterium, a genomic segment contains:
- the nusA gene encoding transcription termination/antitermination protein NusA, with product MSKEVLQAIKAICDEKHISVESVLSTIEQALAAAFRKDFGNRMQNLKVDFNPETMAIKVYDVKTVVEDQELDEEGNVIGAEGETIEKTEEKPEEKKEGQASAAIEGEEEEERFNPKTQIMISQAREIKPGAELGEELVQELEVPGEFGRMAAQTAKQVIIQRLREAEREVVFNEYKDKEGTLINGTIQRIEAGNVLVDIGQATAIMPPSEQVRSEHYSSGSQLRFFIKSVATSSRGPEVIVSRSARELVRRLFEMEVPEIADGAVLIKSIAREPGSRSKIAVTTSADNVDPVGSCVGQRGTRVQFIINELGGEKIDIIEWDADDIQFIKNALSPAKVADVALHEEARTAEAFVAADQFSLAIGKQGQNVRLASSLTGWRIDIKPAQGVAAPEAPAKGPQEPGAPEEAGKKEEAARSNGEAEHVEVPKPEVPKPKEEPTSDT from the coding sequence ATGTCAAAAGAAGTGCTACAAGCCATCAAAGCCATTTGCGACGAAAAGCACATCTCCGTGGAGAGCGTGCTTTCCACTATTGAGCAGGCGCTGGCCGCCGCTTTCCGCAAAGACTTCGGGAATCGCATGCAGAACCTGAAGGTTGATTTTAATCCGGAAACCATGGCCATCAAGGTCTATGACGTAAAAACCGTGGTAGAGGATCAGGAACTGGACGAAGAGGGGAACGTGATCGGCGCAGAAGGCGAGACCATTGAAAAGACGGAAGAGAAGCCCGAAGAGAAAAAAGAGGGCCAAGCTTCTGCGGCAATTGAGGGCGAAGAGGAAGAAGAGCGGTTCAACCCAAAGACGCAGATTATGATTTCGCAAGCCCGCGAGATTAAGCCGGGCGCTGAACTCGGCGAGGAGCTGGTGCAGGAGCTTGAGGTTCCGGGCGAGTTCGGCCGCATGGCCGCGCAGACCGCGAAGCAGGTCATTATCCAGCGCCTGCGCGAGGCAGAGCGCGAGGTCGTGTTCAACGAGTACAAGGACAAAGAGGGAACGCTCATCAACGGCACGATCCAGCGCATTGAGGCGGGCAACGTGTTGGTTGACATTGGCCAGGCAACGGCCATCATGCCGCCTTCCGAGCAGGTGCGGAGCGAACACTACTCTTCCGGATCGCAGCTGCGCTTTTTCATCAAATCAGTCGCAACCTCAAGCCGCGGGCCCGAGGTGATTGTTTCGCGCAGCGCGCGCGAGCTGGTGCGCCGATTGTTTGAAATGGAAGTTCCGGAAATCGCGGATGGTGCCGTGCTCATCAAGTCAATCGCCCGCGAGCCGGGGAGCCGCTCAAAGATAGCGGTTACTACCTCCGCAGATAATGTGGATCCGGTGGGTTCGTGCGTGGGCCAGCGCGGCACGCGCGTGCAGTTCATCATCAACGAGCTGGGCGGAGAAAAAATTGATATTATTGAGTGGGACGCGGACGACATCCAGTTCATTAAGAACGCGCTTTCCCCTGCAAAGGTGGCTGATGTTGCTCTGCACGAGGAAGCCCGGACCGCGGAAGCGTTCGTGGCCGCTGACCAGTTTTCTTTGGCCATCGGCAAGCAGGGACAGAACGTCCGGCTCGCGTCCAGCTTGACCGGATGGAGGATTGATATTAAGCCAGCCCAAGGCGTTGCCGCCCCCGAAGCTCCGGCAAAGGGGCCCCAAGAGCCCGGAGCGCCGGAAGAGGCTGGAAAAAAAGAAGAGGCCGCACGCTCAAACGGGGAAGCCGAACACGTGGAAGTGCCCAAGCCGGAAGTGCCCAAGCCAAAGGAGGAACCAACGTCAGATACATAA